Sequence from the Kineosporia succinea genome:
GCCGGCGATCCTCGGCGAGTTCCATCGTCGTCATCCCGGCGTGCAGCTCTACACCCGGGCCTCGACCACCGGCACGCTCGGCCTGATCGAGATGCTCGCCGAACGCCGCCTCGACCTGGCCTTCGTCACCCCGTCGGGCCTGGCCACCCCCGGGGTGCGGCTGATCGAGCTGGCCCGGTCGGTGCTCGACCTGGCGCTGCCGGCCGGGCACCCGCTGGCCTCCCGCACCTCCGTGACCATGGCCGACCTGGCCGGGCTCGACTTCATCGACTCCCCGGCCGGTTACGGCAACCGGGCCGCCGCCGACCGGGCCTTCGCGGCGGCCGGTCTGCGGCGGCAGGTGACGATCGAGATCACCGAGCTGGCGTTCGGGCCCGACTACGTGCGCAACGGGCTGGGCGTGGCCCTGTTCCCCCGGTTCGCGGTGGAGGGGGCGCCGGGCATCGTGCGGGTGCCGGTGGAGGACGCCGACCTCGAGTTCCCGGTGTCACTGGCGGTTCCCGAGGGGCGGACGCCGAGTGCGGCGGCCCGCGCGCTGATCGCGCAGATCACCGGCTAGAACTTCTTCTTCCAGCCGATGGCCGGGGCCACGTGGTCGGCGATCGTCTTCAGCAGCCGGGCGTTGTACTCGACGCCGAGCTGGTTGGGCACGGTGAAGAGCACGTAGTCGGCCTCGAGGACGGCCTCGTCCCGGGCCAGTTCCTGGGCCAGCTTGTCCGGCTCCCCCACGTAGCTGCGGCCGAACCGCGAGCGCGCGCCGTCGAGAATGCCGACCTGGTCGTCCTCACTGCGGTCGCCGAAGTACATCCGGTCGATGTCGGTGGTGATCGGGATGACGCTGCGGGAGACCGAGACCAGGGGCTCGCGCTCCCAGCCCTGCTCCTTCCAGGTGTCCTTGTACATCCGGATCTGCTCGGCCTGGAGCTGGTCGAAGGGCACGCCGGTGTCCTCGGTGAGCAGCGTGGAGCTCTGCAGGTTCATCCCCAGGCCGGCGGCCCAGGTGGCGGTGGCGCGGGTGCCGGCGCCCCACCAGATGCGCTCGGCCAGACCGGGCGACTGCGGCTGGATCGCCAGGCCCCCGCTGATCCCGCCGGTGCGCTCGGGGTCGGTGACGGCCATCGGCTCGCCCTGGATCGCCTTGAGGAAGATCTCGGTCTTGCTGCGGGCCAGGTCGGCGGCGCTCACACCCTCCGGCGGCACGTAGCCGAAGTTCTCGGCGCCGCGCAGGGCGGTCTCCGGCGATCCCCGGCTCACGCCCAGCTGCAGGCGCCCGCCGCTGATCAGGTCGGCGATCGCGGCCTCCTCGGCCATGTAGAGCGGGTTCTCGTAGCGCATGTCGATCACGCCGGTGCCCATCTCGATGTGCTTCGTGCGCGCACCGATGGCCGACAGCAGCGGGAACGGCGAGGCGAGCTGGCGCTCGAAGTGGTGCACCCGGACGAAGGCGCCGTCGATGCCGGCCTCCTCGGCCGCCTCGGCCAGCTCGATCGTCTGGATCAGCGCGTCCGCACCCGATCTGGTCTGCGACCCGGTGACGTCCCGCCAGTGGCCGAACGACAGGAACCCGATCTTCTTGTCCATGCCGCCATTCAACACTAGTTGTGCTCTCAATCATCCCGCCGGTCGAGTGGCCGAGGAGTTACCGTGGGCCATGACCTCCGATGATGTGGAACTCAGCCCGACGCCGTGGGTCCGCGACCAGACCGAGCAGGTGCTCGCCACCGGCACCACCGCCTCGCTGACGGGCCCGGCCCCCGTCGTCCTGCTCACCGTGCGTGGGGCGAAGAGCGGCAAACTGCGCTATCAGCTGGTGATCCGGGTGGAGAAGGACGGCGTCTACGTCGTCGTCGCCTCGCTCGGCGGTTCCGACCGCAACCCCGCCTGGTTCCACAACATCAAGGCCCATCCCGAGGTCCAGCTGCAGGACGGCACCGAGACGAAGACCTACCGGGCCCGTGAGGTGGTGGGCGAGGAGAAGACACCGTGGTGGGACCTGGCGGTGGCCACGTTCCCGAACTACGGCGAGTACCAGACCAAGACAGAACGGCAGATCCCGGTGTTCGTGCTGGAGCCGATCGGCTGAACCCGGGAACCGGCACCTGGACAGGCACGTTGTGCCGGGGAGATTGACCCCCACGACGGAGAGAGATGGACGACCACGACTATCCATGCCCCCTGAACTGCGCCGGTGAGCAACTGGCAGACGCGGTGAAGGGGGGAACGAACTGATGTGGATCCTGTCCCTGCTCCTGGGTGTCCTGGTCGTGCTGGCGATCACCGCCGTCACCGGGTACTTCGTGGCGCAGGAATTCGCGTTCATGGCGGTGGACCGGTCCGCCTTGAGCGCCCGGGCCGCGGCCGGTGACACGGCGGCCGAGAGGGCGCTCAAGGTCACCCGGCGCACCTCGTTCATGCTCTCCGGCGCCCAGCTGGGCATCACCGTCACCGGTCTGCTCGTCGGCTACGTCGCCGAGCCGCTGATCGGTGAGTCGCTCGGCGAGGCCCTGGGCGGCGTCGGAATCCCCACCGGGGTCGGCGTGGCGATCGGCACCGTGCTGGCACTGCTGTTCTCCACCCTGGTGCAGATGATCTTCGGCGAGCTCTTCCCGAAGAACCTGGCGATCGCCCGGCCCGACCAGGTCTCGCTCTGGCTGGCCACTTCGACCACCGGCTACCTGACCGTTTTCGGCTGGCTGATCCAGGTTTTCGACAAGGCCTCCAACGCCCTGCTGAAGGTGCTGGGCATCGAGCCGGCGCACGACGTGGAGCACTCCGCCACGGCTCGCGACCTGGAGCACATCGTGGCCGAGTCGGCCGAGAGCGGTGACCTGCCCAAGGAGCTGTCGCTGCTGCTCGACCGGATCCTCGACTTCCCGCAGCAGGACGTGCAGCACGCGATGATCCCGCGCACCGCCGTGGGTGTGGTGCACACCGACGACCCGGTCACCCGGGTGCGGGAGCTGATGAGCAAGGGGCACAGCCGCTACCCGGTGCTGGGTGAGGACGACGCCGTGCTCGGGGTCGTGCACCTGCAGGACGTGCTGCGTCTCGACCGCGACCACGAGGGCACGGCGCGCGACATCATGCGCCCGGCCACCCTCGTGCCGACCACCATGCCGCTGACGGCGCTGCTGCAGCTGCTGGTGATCCGGCGGGCCCAGATGGCCTGCGTCCTCGACGAGTGGGGCGGTTTCGCCGGCCTGATCACCGCCGAGGACCTGGCCGAGGAGCTGGTCGGCGAGATCACCGACGAGCACGACCCGGCCCTGCGCCCGCGGGCGCCGCAGGCCGACGACGGCACCTGGGTGCTGTCCGGCTCCACGCCGCTCGACGAGGCGGAACGGGCCGTCGACCGTGAGCTCCCGCGCGGCGACTTCGAGACGCTGGCCGGTCTGGTCATCGCCCGGCACGGCTCCCTGCCCGGTGTGGGCACGGTGGTCGAGGTCGAGCTGCCGACCGACCCGGCGCTGCTGGCGATGGACGGTGAGCCGCCCCTGTTCGTGATGACGGCGGAGGTGACGCGGGTGGAACGGCACGTACCCGCCGAACTGCGTCTGAGCATCAGTGAGAAGACCGTGGAAGAGGTGGAGTCATGAGCAACCCGATCGTGGTGATCGCGGTGACCGTGGCGCTGATCGCCCTGTCCGCGTTCTTCGTGGCCATCGAGTTCGCCCTGCTGGCGGCCCGGCGGCACCGGCTGGAAGACCTGGCCACCTCGAGCCGGTCCGCACGCGCGGCGCTGAAGAGCTCGAGCGAGCTGACCGTGCTGCTGGCCGGGTCGCAGCTCGGCATCACGGCCTGCACCCTGGCCCTCGGCGCGGTCACCAAACCGGCCGTGCACCACTGGCTCACGCCGATGTTCGAGAACTGGGGCCTGGGCGAGTGGCCGGCCGACGCCGCCGGTTTCGTGCTGGCCCTGATGATCGTCACCTTCCTGCACCTGGTGGTGGGCGAGATGGCGCCGAAATCGTGGGCCATCGCGCACCCGGAGACCTCGGCCGTGCTGCTGGCACTGCCGATGCGGGCGTTCATGGCCGCCACCCGGCCGCTGCTGACCGCGCTCAACGAGATCGCCAACTGGTGCCTGCGGCGGGTCGGCGTGGACCCGGCCGACCAGGTGGCCTCGGGCCGCGACCCGGCCGCGCTGCGCAGCCTGGTCGAGCACTCGGCCAGCGTCGGGGCGCTGGAGGAGGGCGACTCGAACCGCCTGAACAACGCCCTGCAGCTGGAGTCGCTGACCGTCGGCGACCTGGTCGACCGGGAACGGGGCACCACCAGCGTGCCCCCGGGCTCGGACGTGCGGGCGGTGCGCGAGGCCTCGCTGGCCTCGGGGCACCTGCGCATCCTCATCGGTGAGGGCGCCGCGATGGACTCCGTGGTGCACGTCCGGGACACGCTGATGGCCCCCGACGACGCCCCGGTGCAGACCCTGGCCCGCCCGGTGTACTCGATGCCGTCGCAGACCCGGGTGTTCCAGGCGATGAACCAGATGCGCGAGACCCGCAACCACCTGGCCACGGTGACGGACGACGCCGGGTTGTTCGTGGGCGTCATCACCCTGTCCGACCTGCTGGGACGGCTGTTCCCGGAGTCGGAGAACGTGGCCTGACCCGGTGCGGGCGCGATCGGGCTCACCGAACCCGATCGCGCCCGCACCGGCCGGGACCGCGGAAGCGCACAGGGCAGCAACGGCGACACCGCGCCCGGCCGGGACGGCGAACCCACACCGGGCGGCAACTGCGAGAATGAGCCGCATGTCGGCGTACCGCATCTGCTTTGTCTGCACCGGGAACATCTGCCGTTCCCCCTCGGCCGAGGTCATCCTGCGGGCCCGCGCGCACGACGCCGGGCTGGACGTGGTGGTCGACTCGGCCGGCACCGACGGCTACCACGTGGGTGACGGCGCCGACTACCGGGCGCTGCGCGCGATGAAGGCCGCCGGTTACGACGGCACCGCGCACGTGGCCCGCCAGTTCGACGAGGGCTGGTTCGCCGAACGCGACCTGGTCGTGGCCCTCGACCGCGGCCATTTCCGCCTGCTGCACGCGATGGCTCCCGACGAGGAGGCCGCGGCCAAGATCCGGCTGATGCGCTCGTTCGACATCGACGCCGAGGACCTCGACGAGAACGACCCGCACATCGACGTCGCCGACCCCTACTACGGCCCGGACAGCGCGTTCACCGAGATGGTCGAGCAGCTCGAGGCGGCGAGCGACGGGCTGGTCGAGTTCCTGGCCGAGCGCACGGAACACCCCGCCTGACATGGAGTTCACCAAGCGCGACCCGCACGCCGCCGAGGGGTTCTACCAGGCCGAGGCGGCTGGCCTGCGGTGGCTGGGAGAAGCCGGGGACGGACTCGAGGTGGCCGAGGTGCTCGAGGTGACCGACACGTCCATCAGCCTGAGACGCTACGAGACCGTGAGCCCGGACGCGGACCAGGCCCGTATCCTCGGCCGCGGGCTCGCCCGCACTCACCGAAAGGGCGCGCCCCACCACGGATCCCCTCCCCCCGGCGTCCGCCGTGGTTTCATCGCCACCCTTGCCCTGCCTCACCTCGACGAGCCCCCGCCGCACTGGGGCGATTTCTACGCACGGTGCCGCCTCGAGCCGTTCGCCCGGGCCGCCCACGACTCCGGGGCCCTGAGCGAAAAGGGTTTCCGGAGCGTGCAGAAGCTCTGCGATCGACTGACTGAGGGAGAGCACCCGGAAGTCCCCGCCGCGCGCCTGCACGGTGATCTGTGGAGCGGCAACGTCTTGTGGACGCGTCGGGGCCCGGTTCTCATCGACCCCGCCTCCCACGGCGGCCACCCCGAGACCGATCTGGCCATGCTCGCCCTGTTCGGACTGCCTCACCTGGAAACGGTTCTCGAGGCCTACACCGCCGAGAACCCGCTGCCGGAGGGCTGGCGCGAGCGGATGCCCCTGCACCAGCTGCACCCGCTGCTGGTGCACGCCGTGCTCTTCGGCGCCTCGTACGGGGAGCAGGCGGCCCGGGTGGCCGACTCCTGCGCGAACGCCTCATGAGCGGGCGCGGAGCCCCGATCACCCTGCCCCGGCGCCGGTGGATCGCCCGGCTGGCGGTCCTCGTCGTGGTCGCCGTGCTGGTGATCGCGCCCACCGGCGGGCGCCTGTACTCGTTCCCGCAGACCGACACGCTCGACGACGGCGAGACGGTCGACGCGATCCTCGCGCTCGGCGGGCGCACCGAGACCGCCTTCTACGGGCAGCAACTCGCCGAGCAGGGGCGCACGAAGGTGCTGATCGTCAGCAACCCCTACCCCACCGACGACCCGGCGTTCCAGCCCGTGCACGACCTGTGCGCGTCGCAGCCCACCGACTACCGGCTGATCTGCTTCCGCCCCGACCCGATGACCACCCGTGGCGAGGCCCGCGCGCTGGGGCGGCTGGCCGGGGAGAACGGCTGGGACCGGGTCGCCGTGCTGGCCGCGAAGTATCACATCAGCCGCACCCGCTCGATCGTCGACCGCTGCTACGACGGCGACCTGCTGATGGTCGAGACCCCGCTGCGCATCTCCCCGTTCAACTGGACCTACCAGTACGTGCGGCAGACCCTGGGTTATGTGAAAGTCGCCGCGCAGCGCGGCTGTTAGAGCAGACCCGCCTTGAGCGCGTAGGCCACGGCGTGAGAACGGTTGCGCAGCCCCAGCCGGGCCATCACGCCGGACAGGATGTTCTTCACCGTGCGCTCGGAATACTGCATGCGCTCGGCGATCTCGGCGGTGTCGAGGCCGTCGGCGATCAGGGCCAGCACCTCGACCTCGCGGCGCTCCAGCCCGGACGGGGTGAGGCCGCGCGGGATCAGCACCGACCGCTGGAGCTCGGCCATGTCGCGCACCAGGCGGCTGGCCACCTCGCGGGGCAGGTCACTGTCACCGGCCGCGACCGTCTGGATCAGACCGGCGAACCGGCCGGCCGTGACCTGCGGTCGCCAGAGCACGCCCCGCAGGCCGACTTCCACGGCGGTGAGCAGGTCGACCTCGCCGAACCGCTCGAGGATGGTGGCGATCGGGAGGTTGCGCCCGGCCACCTGGTCGCGGATCTGGCGCAGCAGCTGAGCGGTCAGCGTGGACGAGACCACCACCAGCACATCGGCCTCGGCCAGCCGGTTCATCGGCTGCACGGTGAGCTCCGGACGGCGGCCGATCAGGTTGACCACGCCGGCCTCGTCGAGCTGGTCGGCGGCCAGCACGCTGACCCGCAGCAGCGAGGTGACCGGGGACTCGGTGGTGTCGGCCGGGGTCGGGATCACAGCACGCCCTTTCGCCAGGCGTAGGCCATGGCCTGCGTGCGGTTGCGCAGGTGCAGGCGGGAGGTGACGGCGAAGAGGGTCTTCTGCACGGTGCGTTCGGAGAATTTCAGGGTCCTCGCGATCTCGGGAATGGCGAACCCGTCGGCCAGCAGGCGCAGGACGTCGGCCTCGCGGCCGCTGGGCGTGCTGTCGGCGGTGTCCGGGGCGTGGCGCCGGCGGTACTCGTCGAGGTCGTGACCGAGCCGGGAGTTCAGGCCCAGGTGCGAGACCTGGACGATCTCCTCGGCCAGGCGCTGGGGCGTGACGTCGGGCCGCCACAGGCAGGCCACCACCCCCAGCTGCGACAGGCGCGCCTCGGCCTCGTCGCCGTCACCGGGCGTACCCAGCACCGCGAGCACCGGCAGCCGGCGGTAGCGCGACGCCAGTCGCACCGCCTCGGCCGCCCGGGTGTCGGGCCGGGGCGCCACCAGCACCAGCAGGTGCGCGTCGACCGCCCGGGAGGCCGGGACCAGGCGCAGCCGGGGGTGATCGGCGAGCATGCCCTCCACCCCGGCCTGGCTCAACGGGTCGGCGGTGACGAGGACGAGGCGTACCTGGCTCACCCGGGGAACCACCGGGGCGATCGCCGGAACCGAAGCCGTGTGGGCCCGGCTCACCGCGTGTCCTCCATCGAACATCCTCCGCGTCGTGGCGAAACCTTCCCCCACCACACGAGACCGGAGGGAAAAGGGTTCAAAACGTCCGCAGAGGTGTAATCGGATCGTGACTCAGGGCGAGAACACGATCTGCCCGGCGACCTCCCGCACCCCGATCACCTCCAGGTCGGGCTGCCCGGAGCGCGAGCAACCGGTGGTCAGGTCCCAGGTGTTCAGGTGCAGCGGGCAGATCAGCACGTTCTCGTCGATCTGGGCGTCGGCCAGCGGGCCGCCGGAGTGCGGGCAGGCGGCCGGAAAGGCCTTCAGCGCCCCCGACCGCAGCCGGAAGACGGCCAGGGTGCGCCCCTGCACCGTGTAGGCCCGGCCTTCGCCGGGCGGGATCTCGTCGACCGGACCGAGAATCACGGCAACCGCCTCGGATCGGTCGCCACGGATCGCCCGGCCCGGCCCCCCAGAGCGGTGCTGCCGTCGCGCACCGGCACCTGCGGCAGCGAGATCAGGGGCAGCGCGGTGCGGAACTGGCCGGGCACGGCCGGTTCCCGGCCCTCCTTCCACGGATCGCGGTAGCCCTCGACGGTCTGCTGCATCCTCGCGTCGAGATCCGCCGCCATGCCGTCGGAATCGGCGACCACCACGTCCCTGATCCTCTCCAGACCGATGCGCGGCACGAAGGCGTAGGTGCGCTCCAGCCACTTCGCGTTCTCGCGGTAGTACTGCAGGAAGCGGCCGCTGATCGTCAGCACCTCCTCGGGGGTGTCGACGGTGACGAGCAGGTCACCCTTGCGGATGTGCGCCCCGGCCGCTCCGCCGATGTAGATCTCCCAGCGCCCGCCCTCGACCGCGACCACGCCGATGTCCTTCACCAGCGACTCGGCGCAGTTCCGGGGACAGCCGCTGACGGCCATCTTCACCTTGCCGGGCGACTCGATGCCCTGGAACCGGGTCTCGATCGCCACGCCCAGCGCGGTGGAGTCACCCAGGCCGAAGCGGCAGAAGTCCGATCCCACACAGGTCTTCACGGTACGGAAGCTCTTGCCGTAGGCGTAGCCCGAGGGCATGTCCAGGTCGGCCCACATCTTCGGCAGGTCTTCCTTCGGCACCCCGAGCAGGTCGATGCGCTGGCCGCCGGTGAGTTTGATCATCGGCACCCGGTACTTCTCGGCCACGTCGGCGATGGTGCGCAGCTGCTCGACCGAGGTGACGCCGCCCTTCATCTGCGGCACCACCGAGAACGTGCCGTCGCGCTGGATGTTCGCGTGCACCCGGTCGTTGATGAACCGGCCGTCGCGCTCGTCCACGAACTCCTGCGGCCACATCGTGCGCAGCAGCGAGGTCAGGCCCATCTTGCTCTTCGCGTCTTCGGTGCCGCCCGGGGCCAGGGCCGCGAACACCGCTGATACCGAGTACAGCCTCTGCTCGGTGATCGCGGTCATCAGCTCGGGTTTGGCCAGGGGGATGCCGGGGACGTAGTAGTGCTCGGCCGGATCCACGCGCATGTCGTCGCCGGCGGCCCACTCCACGATCTTCGTGACCAGCGACTTGCACGAGCCGCAGCCCTTGCCCGCACGGGTGCAGTCCATCACGGCCGGCACCGTTTTGCAGCCGTCCGCAACCGCTTTGACCAGAGCCCCCTTACTCACCCCGTTGCAGTTGCAGACCTGGGTGTCGTCGGGCAGCTCGTCCACCGAGGGTTCGGCCGCCGCGGTTCCCAGGTCGAACAGCAACCCCACTCTCTCCTCCGGCAGCGGAAGCCCGCGATCGAAGGCCTGCAGCAGGAAGGCCACCTTCTTCACGTCGCCCACGCAGGTCGCGCCGATCAGCCGGTCGTCACGGATGATCACGCTCTTGTAGACGCCCCGGCGCGGCTCGCTGAACACCACGAACTCGTCGTCGTCGCGTTCCGGGGCGGTGATGCCCATCGAGGCCACGTCGACCCCCGCGACCTTGAGCTTCGTGGTGACCCGCGAGCCGTGGTACTCCGCGTCCGAACCGGTGAGGCGAGAGGCCAGCACCCGCGCCTGCTCCCAGATCGGCGCCACCAGACCGTAGACCTCGCCGCGGTGCTGGGCACACTCCCCCACCGCGAACACGTCCGGGTCGTCGACGGTGGCCATCGAGTCGTCCACCACGATCCCCCGCTCCACCGAGAACCCGCTGGTGACGGCCAGATCGGTGTTGGCCCGGATGCCCGCGGCCACGACCACCAGGTCACAGGGGATCTCGGTGCCGTCTTTCAGGATCACGCCGGTGACGTGGTCGTCGCCGGTGACGGCCGTGCTGCGGGCATTGAGCCGCACGTCGATGCCCAGCGCCTCCACCGACGTGAGCAAGCACGCGCCCCCCGCCGCGTCCAGCTGCTGGTTCATCAGATGCCCGGCCGCGTGCAGCACCTCCACGTGCACCCCGTGCGACTGCAACCCCCGGGCCGCCTCCAGCCCGAGCAGCCCGCCGCCGATCACCACGGCCTTCTCGTGGAGCCGGGCCAGACGCACGATCTCGCGGGTGTCGTCGATGGAGCGGAAGCCCAGCACCCCGTCGAGCAGCGAACCGTCGGGCCGGAACACGCCCTCCATCGGTGGGATGAACGAGCGGCTGCCGGTCGCGACGACGAGAACGTCGTAGGGGGTGGAACTTCCGTCGTCGCCGTCGACCACCTTGGCGAACCGGTCGATGCGGGTGATCCGCACCGGCGCCCTCAGCGTGATCCCGTTCTCCTCGTACCACGACAGGTCGTTGAGGAAGATGCCCGACTCGTCCTCCTCACCGGAGAGCACGTGCGACAGCATGATCCGGTTGTAGTTGCCGTAGGGCTCGTCCCCGAACATCGTGATGTCGAACTGGTCGGCGCCGCCGCGCTCGAGGATCTCCTCCACCGTGCGGCCGGCCGCCATCCCGTTGCCGACCACCACCAGCCGGCGCTTCACACCTCCACCAGACCGAAGTCGATGACCAGCGTGCCGTCGAGGTCTTCGGGCGCCGCCAGCTGGAGTTCGAGAACCGTTCCGCCGGTGAGGTCCTCGACCACCCGCAGCGGCACGTGCACGTCGGAACGGGCACCGATCGGGAAGTAGCGCATGGGTGAGCCGTCGCGCATCAGCACCACCGTCACGAGCTCGGCGCTGGAGTTACCACCACGGAAGTACAGCGCCTGGGCCGTCTTGCCGGCCGGGACGGTGAAACTCAGTGACGGATCGACCGGAACCGGCTTGGCCGCGCCCGCTCCGGTGAAACCGTAGATCCCCTGCAGAAAACGCGGGCTGCTGTGCATGGACTCGGGCTCCTTCAAGGGATTGACGGCCACGGCGCAGACCTTGAAGGCCGGCATCCGCGAGAACTGGTCGAGCACGGGGTTGGTCAGGGCGTTCACGTTCGAGCGGCCGCCCCAGTGGAAGGGCACGAAGATCGTGTCCGGACGCACGGTGTCGGTGATGCGGACGCGGAAAGTACCGCTGCCGCGCCGGGTTCGCAGTTCCACCTCGGCCCCCGGGCTCAGCCCCCGGGCCCGGGCCAGATCCGGATGGATCTCGGCGAACGCCTCGGGCTGGGCCAGGCGCAGCGACTTGACCCGCCGGGTCTGGGCGCCGCTCTGGTAGTGCTGCATGACCCGGCCGGTGGTGAGCAGATAGGGGTAGGACGCGTCGGGGGCCTCGGCCGGTTCGCGGAAGTCGGTGCGCATGAAGCGGGCGCGGCCGTCCGGGGTGGGAAAGCCGGCCGCGAACAGGCGGCTGTTGCCCGAAGAGCCGACGGGAATGGGCCAGAACTGGTCGGCCGCGTCGTAATCCGCTCCGCTGTAGTCGGCGATGCCGCCCCGGCTGGCCTCTTTCAGCTCCTCGAACACGGTGCGCGGGTCGTCACTGAACCCCTGGGCACCCAGCCGCGAGGCCAGATCGCTGAGGAACGCCAGATCGGTGCGCACCTCCGGCGGTGGCCTGAGTGCCTCGCGGCGCCGGATGATCCGGCCCTCCAGGTTCGTCATCGTGCCCTCTTCCTCGGCCCACTGCGCGGTCGGCAGCACCACGTCGGCCAGGGCCGCGGTCTCGGTCAGGAAGATGTCGCTGACCACGAGCAGGTCGAGGCTCTTCAGCCGCTCCTTCACGTGGGCGGCGTTGGGGGCG
This genomic interval carries:
- the nirB gene encoding nitrite reductase large subunit NirB; translated protein: MKRRLVVVGNGMAAGRTVEEILERGGADQFDITMFGDEPYGNYNRIMLSHVLSGEEDESGIFLNDLSWYEENGITLRAPVRITRIDRFAKVVDGDDGSSTPYDVLVVATGSRSFIPPMEGVFRPDGSLLDGVLGFRSIDDTREIVRLARLHEKAVVIGGGLLGLEAARGLQSHGVHVEVLHAAGHLMNQQLDAAGGACLLTSVEALGIDVRLNARSTAVTGDDHVTGVILKDGTEIPCDLVVVAAGIRANTDLAVTSGFSVERGIVVDDSMATVDDPDVFAVGECAQHRGEVYGLVAPIWEQARVLASRLTGSDAEYHGSRVTTKLKVAGVDVASMGITAPERDDDEFVVFSEPRRGVYKSVIIRDDRLIGATCVGDVKKVAFLLQAFDRGLPLPEERVGLLFDLGTAAAEPSVDELPDDTQVCNCNGVSKGALVKAVADGCKTVPAVMDCTRAGKGCGSCKSLVTKIVEWAAGDDMRVDPAEHYYVPGIPLAKPELMTAITEQRLYSVSAVFAALAPGGTEDAKSKMGLTSLLRTMWPQEFVDERDGRFINDRVHANIQRDGTFSVVPQMKGGVTSVEQLRTIADVAEKYRVPMIKLTGGQRIDLLGVPKEDLPKMWADLDMPSGYAYGKSFRTVKTCVGSDFCRFGLGDSTALGVAIETRFQGIESPGKVKMAVSGCPRNCAESLVKDIGVVAVEGGRWEIYIGGAAGAHIRKGDLLVTVDTPEEVLTISGRFLQYYRENAKWLERTYAFVPRIGLERIRDVVVADSDGMAADLDARMQQTVEGYRDPWKEGREPAVPGQFRTALPLISLPQVPVRDGSTALGGRAGRSVATDPRRLP
- a CDS encoding molybdopterin oxidoreductase family protein, with amino-acid sequence MRTQTHCPYCSLQCGIVLEAGARPATLQPVPGGGLCSKGWTAAELLDHPDRLVHPLVRGDDGELHRADWDEAMERIVRGIRRAQSRHGVEAVGCFGGGGLTNEKAYTLGKFARVALRTPAIDYNGRWCMSSAAAAANSMFGIDRGLPFPLEDIARAEAVLLVGSNAAETMPPAMQYFDAGRAAGARHIVVDTRATPTARGSHLHLQPRPGTDLALANGLLHLAIRRGLVSQEYVDSRTRDFEKARAGVMSFWPDRVERITGVPEAQLHETLDILGSSKSAMILTARGAEQHSAGTRTAQAFINLALALGLPGKPYSGWGTLTGQGNGQGGREHGQKADQLPGYRKLDDPAAREHVARVWGVEPGELPQPGLSAYEMLDRLGTPGGVRALLVMASNLVVSAPNAAHVKERLKSLDLLVVSDIFLTETAALADVVLPTAQWAEEEGTMTNLEGRIIRRREALRPPPEVRTDLAFLSDLASRLGAQGFSDDPRTVFEELKEASRGGIADYSGADYDAADQFWPIPVGSSGNSRLFAAGFPTPDGRARFMRTDFREPAEAPDASYPYLLTTGRVMQHYQSGAQTRRVKSLRLAQPEAFAEIHPDLARARGLSPGAEVELRTRRGSGTFRVRITDTVRPDTIFVPFHWGGRSNVNALTNPVLDQFSRMPAFKVCAVAVNPLKEPESMHSSPRFLQGIYGFTGAGAAKPVPVDPSLSFTVPAGKTAQALYFRGGNSSAELVTVVLMRDGSPMRYFPIGARSDVHVPLRVVEDLTGGTVLELQLAAPEDLDGTLVIDFGLVEV